In the Bradyrhizobium guangzhouense genome, one interval contains:
- a CDS encoding L,D-transpeptidase, giving the protein MRSFFIAFTSLMLLSAGTAQAKVDITVDKDNQQMTVVVDGVTRYHWPVSTGIPSRETPNGSFRAFRMEEDHFSKEFDDAPMPHSIFFTKVGHAIHGTDSVGRLGTPASHGCVRLSRQNASTLYALVQEQGVLNTTVTLTGSAQVALARNPRGRASNAVARAQQPAAEQYATSGDPVSLTPPMQPTRRYIQQDDNYIYPADGSDTGARYPAPRPITRPYGAQVYQQLPQPDPNYGQAYGQEQGYYQPQPRQYYQPRNYFYQN; this is encoded by the coding sequence ATGCGTTCCTTTTTCATTGCGTTCACTTCGCTGATGCTTTTGAGCGCGGGCACCGCGCAGGCCAAGGTCGACATTACCGTCGACAAGGACAATCAACAGATGACCGTCGTGGTCGACGGAGTGACCCGGTACCATTGGCCGGTGTCGACAGGTATTCCCTCGCGCGAGACGCCGAACGGCTCCTTCCGTGCCTTCCGCATGGAAGAGGATCACTTCTCCAAGGAATTCGACGACGCGCCGATGCCGCACTCGATCTTCTTCACCAAGGTCGGGCACGCCATCCACGGCACCGACTCGGTCGGACGGCTGGGCACCCCCGCTTCGCATGGCTGCGTGCGGCTGTCGCGTCAGAACGCTTCGACGCTCTACGCGCTGGTGCAGGAGCAAGGCGTGCTCAATACAACGGTGACGCTGACCGGCTCGGCGCAGGTCGCACTGGCTCGCAACCCCCGCGGCCGCGCCAGCAACGCCGTGGCCCGCGCCCAGCAGCCGGCCGCGGAGCAATACGCCACCTCGGGCGATCCCGTCAGTCTGACGCCGCCGATGCAGCCCACGCGGCGCTACATCCAGCAGGACGACAACTACATCTATCCCGCGGACGGCAGCGACACGGGCGCGCGCTATCCCGCGCCGCGCCCGATCACCCGCCCCTATGGCGCGCAGGTCTACCAGCAGCTGCCTCAACCAGACCCGAATTACGGCCAGGCGTATGGCCAGGAGCAGGGCTACTATCAGCCGCAGCCGCGTCAGTATTATCAGCCGCGCAACTACTTCTATCAGAACTGA